The Pirellulimonas nuda genome includes a region encoding these proteins:
- a CDS encoding glycoside hydrolase family 27 protein — translation MSHHHQLAPTPPMGWNSWDCFGVSVTEAEVRQNAEFIAERLKRFGWEYVVVDLCWFAPEADTANYKRFGLNQLIDRYGRLIPDPVKFPSSADGAGFKPLADYVHSLGLKLGVHLMRGMPWQAADRNTPIKGSTARAADIAQPADRCLWYANTYGVNCTRDGAQAYYDSVAQLLAEWQVDLLKMDDMNSWDGEGNHEPYHTDEVEAVRTALDRCGRPIVLSLSPGAARLCNAKHLRDHANLWRVSFDFWDEWPALHAQFARLAQWAPYTAPGAWPDADMIPIGRIGIRGEVGEARETRFTEPEQRTLMTLWCIARSPLMLGCHLPETGEFALSLFTNPGLLAINQHSTGGRQAAYEPNDHAVWTADGPGGESYVAQFNLSDQPQRVDLPRDLADRVAGLTAHDIWTGANAEFDAPIEPHGVRLVRV, via the coding sequence ATGAGCCACCACCACCAGCTCGCCCCGACACCCCCCATGGGCTGGAACAGTTGGGACTGTTTCGGTGTGAGCGTCACCGAGGCGGAGGTCCGCCAGAACGCCGAGTTCATCGCCGAGCGCCTCAAGCGGTTCGGCTGGGAGTACGTGGTGGTCGACCTCTGCTGGTTCGCCCCGGAGGCCGACACCGCCAACTACAAGCGGTTCGGCCTGAACCAACTGATCGACCGCTACGGCCGGCTGATCCCCGACCCGGTGAAGTTCCCCTCCTCGGCCGACGGCGCCGGGTTCAAGCCGCTGGCCGACTACGTGCACTCGTTGGGGCTGAAGCTCGGCGTCCACCTGATGCGCGGCATGCCGTGGCAGGCGGCCGATCGCAACACCCCGATCAAAGGGAGCACGGCCCGCGCCGCGGACATCGCCCAGCCGGCCGACCGCTGCCTGTGGTACGCCAACACGTACGGCGTAAACTGCACCCGCGACGGCGCCCAGGCCTACTACGACTCGGTGGCCCAACTGCTGGCCGAGTGGCAGGTCGACCTGCTCAAGATGGACGACATGAACTCGTGGGACGGCGAGGGGAACCACGAGCCGTACCACACCGACGAGGTGGAGGCGGTACGCACGGCGCTCGACCGCTGCGGCCGGCCGATCGTGCTGAGCCTCTCCCCCGGCGCCGCGAGGCTTTGCAACGCCAAACACCTGCGCGACCACGCCAACCTGTGGCGGGTGAGCTTCGACTTCTGGGACGAATGGCCGGCCCTGCACGCGCAGTTCGCCCGGCTGGCGCAGTGGGCGCCCTACACCGCGCCCGGCGCGTGGCCCGACGCAGACATGATCCCCATCGGGCGGATCGGCATCCGCGGCGAGGTAGGCGAGGCCCGCGAGACCCGCTTCACCGAGCCAGAGCAGCGTACGCTGATGACCCTGTGGTGCATCGCCCGCAGCCCGCTGATGCTGGGCTGCCACCTGCCAGAGACGGGGGAGTTCGCCCTCTCGCTCTTCACAAATCCCGGCCTGCTGGCCATCAACCAGCACAGCACGGGGGGCCGGCAGGCGGCCTACGAGCCAAACGACCACGCCGTCTGGACCGCCGACGGCCCGGGCGGCGAATCCTACGTCGCCCAGTTCAACCTCAGCGACCAGCCGCAACGGGTTGACCTGCCGAGGGACTTGGCCGACCGCGTCGCGGGCCTCACGGCCCACGACATCTGGACCGGCGCGAACGCCGAGTTCGACGCGCCGATCGAACCCCACGGCGTGCGGCTGGTGCGCGTGTAG
- a CDS encoding DUF4159 domain-containing protein: MNYCRRATLVALLLALLPGPTRAAEPPLDAATVLSTIDRGVAYLKQAQSSKGRWDELPTYAGGTTALCTLALLDAGVEPSDPVITKALAYLRTLEPEKTYVTALQTMVLATADPDRDRILIQRNVEWLEANQIKEGDKSGAWSYPGASGDNSNAQFALLGLYEAQRVGAVVQDDTWRRALDYWRRTQNPDGSWGYLPGWPGSGSMTCAGIGAVEIASAAIDEGDARVVGGVVQCCVPHERNDSIDRAVAWLSTQFSVRRNPGPAGMGQQFHLYYLYGVERAGRLTANRFFGDHDWYREGTGYLVDAQDPLSHYWVGGMHQESNPHIGSPLALLFLAKGRWPTLMAKLKHGPGDDWDNHRRDAMHLTREVEKAWKMPLTYQVIDPQKAEVEDLLQAPVLYLSGSKTPDLTALAPKLRDYVDRGGFIFIESCCGESRGWRTGVERLVEAMFPEPEYRLRQLRPAHPLWKMERIVRPESEYVGKLWAVEYGCRTCVVMCDADLSCYWELDRPGRAEKYPAKVRERIEDAATIGLNVLAYATGREPKGKEQSLELAPPPDAISDAGDRGVFQVAKLSHGGGCDDAPGALANLLRAAAQGDTKLRVEVLDELISAGDARLFERPMAFMHGRHTFRFTAAERRNLKQYLERGGTLLADSICASNEFTAAFRKEIAAALPGASLERIPADDPLLTRDFGGYSLERVELRDPQPVGDNEPLAAKNKRVEPQLEGIRIGDRWAVVFSQYDLSCALEQHVAIECRGYSKEDAARIGLNVMLYVINQ; encoded by the coding sequence ATGAATTACTGCCGAAGAGCCACCCTAGTCGCCCTGCTGCTGGCGCTGCTGCCCGGGCCGACTCGGGCCGCCGAGCCCCCGCTGGACGCCGCCACGGTGCTCTCCACCATCGACCGTGGGGTGGCGTACCTGAAGCAGGCCCAGTCTTCCAAGGGCCGCTGGGACGAGCTCCCCACCTACGCGGGGGGGACCACGGCGCTGTGCACGCTGGCGCTCTTGGACGCCGGGGTTGAGCCCTCCGACCCGGTGATCACGAAGGCGCTGGCCTACCTGCGGACGCTGGAGCCGGAAAAGACCTACGTCACCGCCCTGCAGACCATGGTGCTGGCGACCGCCGACCCGGACCGCGACCGGATCCTCATCCAGCGGAACGTCGAGTGGCTCGAGGCCAACCAGATCAAGGAAGGAGACAAGAGCGGCGCGTGGTCGTACCCGGGGGCCTCGGGAGACAACAGCAACGCCCAGTTCGCGCTGCTGGGGCTGTACGAGGCGCAGCGGGTGGGCGCGGTGGTGCAGGACGACACCTGGCGGCGGGCGCTCGACTACTGGCGGCGGACGCAGAACCCCGACGGCAGTTGGGGCTACCTGCCGGGCTGGCCCGGGTCGGGGAGCATGACCTGCGCGGGGATCGGCGCGGTAGAGATCGCCAGCGCCGCGATCGACGAGGGGGACGCCCGCGTGGTGGGCGGCGTGGTGCAGTGCTGCGTGCCGCACGAGCGGAACGACTCCATCGACCGCGCGGTGGCGTGGCTGTCGACGCAGTTCTCTGTGCGTCGCAACCCGGGCCCCGCGGGGATGGGTCAGCAGTTCCACCTCTACTACCTGTACGGCGTCGAACGCGCCGGCCGGCTGACCGCGAACCGCTTCTTCGGAGACCACGACTGGTACCGCGAGGGGACCGGCTACCTGGTCGACGCCCAAGACCCGCTGTCGCACTACTGGGTCGGCGGCATGCACCAAGAATCCAACCCCCACATCGGCAGCCCGCTGGCGCTGTTGTTCCTGGCCAAGGGACGCTGGCCCACGCTAATGGCCAAGCTCAAGCACGGCCCGGGGGACGACTGGGACAACCACCGCCGCGACGCGATGCACCTCACGCGCGAGGTAGAGAAGGCCTGGAAGATGCCGCTCACCTACCAGGTGATCGACCCTCAGAAAGCCGAAGTCGAAGACCTCTTGCAGGCGCCGGTGTTGTACCTCAGCGGATCGAAGACCCCCGACCTCACGGCCCTGGCGCCGAAGCTGCGCGACTATGTCGACCGCGGCGGGTTCATTTTCATCGAGAGCTGCTGCGGCGAGTCGCGGGGTTGGCGGACGGGGGTTGAGCGCCTCGTCGAGGCGATGTTCCCCGAGCCCGAGTACCGCCTGCGGCAGCTCCGCCCCGCGCACCCGCTGTGGAAGATGGAGCGGATCGTGCGGCCCGAGAGCGAGTACGTGGGCAAGCTGTGGGCCGTGGAGTACGGGTGCCGCACCTGCGTGGTGATGTGCGACGCCGACCTCTCCTGCTACTGGGAGCTCGACCGCCCGGGGCGTGCCGAGAAGTACCCCGCCAAGGTCCGCGAGCGGATCGAGGACGCCGCCACCATCGGCCTGAACGTGCTGGCCTACGCCACCGGGCGCGAGCCCAAGGGGAAGGAGCAGTCGCTGGAGCTGGCGCCCCCGCCCGACGCGATCTCCGACGCCGGCGACCGCGGCGTGTTCCAGGTGGCCAAGCTCAGCCACGGCGGGGGCTGCGACGACGCCCCCGGCGCGCTGGCCAACCTGCTGCGGGCCGCGGCCCAGGGGGACACGAAGCTGCGCGTCGAGGTGCTGGACGAACTGATTAGCGCCGGCGACGCCCGGCTGTTTGAGCGGCCGATGGCGTTCATGCACGGCCGCCACACGTTCCGCTTCACCGCCGCGGAGCGACGCAACCTGAAGCAGTACCTGGAGCGCGGCGGCACGCTGCTGGCCGACTCGATCTGCGCCTCCAACGAGTTCACCGCCGCGTTCCGCAAGGAGATCGCCGCGGCGCTGCCGGGCGCCTCGCTAGAACGCATCCCCGCAGACGACCCGCTGCTGACCCGCGACTTCGGCGGCTACAGCCTCGAGCGTGTCGAGCTGCGCGACCCCCAGCCGGTGGGAGACAACGAGCCGCTGGCCGCCAAGAACAAACGCGTCGAGCCGCAGCTCGAAGGGATCCGCATCGGCGACCGCTGGGCGGTGGTGTTCTCGCAGTACGACCTGAGCTGCGCGCTGGAGCAGCACGTCGCCATCGAGTGCCGCGGGTACTCCAAAGAAGACGCCGCACGGATCGGCCTGAACGTGATGCTGTACGTCATCAACCAGTAG
- a CDS encoding AAA family ATPase produces the protein MQQELQKVIVGQDAVIEQVFAAIFTRGHCLLEGVPGLAKTLLVSTLARILDLEFKRIQFTPDLMPSDITGTNVLEEDDQGKRNFRFVEGPIFTNILLADEINRTPPKTQAALLQAMQEREVSVGQTTYKLPLPFFTIATQNPIEQEGTYPLPEAQLDRFMFNIKVDYPSREEEEKILANTTRGEQPEVAKVLSGKAILNVQKLVGSVAVSEFIIKYAAAIVRATRPKDESAPAFVKELVDWGAGPRAGQFLIQGGKALAAMDGRFSVAIEDIQKVAMPVLRHRVSTNFQAQAEGMTTEDVISRLLKEVPTPAIPKFAG, from the coding sequence ATGCAGCAGGAGCTGCAGAAGGTGATCGTCGGCCAGGACGCCGTGATCGAGCAGGTGTTCGCCGCCATCTTCACCCGCGGCCACTGCCTGCTGGAAGGCGTCCCCGGGCTCGCCAAGACGCTGCTGGTGAGCACGCTGGCGCGGATCCTCGACCTCGAGTTCAAACGCATCCAGTTCACCCCCGACCTGATGCCCTCGGACATCACCGGCACCAACGTGCTGGAAGAAGACGACCAGGGCAAACGCAACTTCCGCTTCGTCGAGGGGCCGATCTTCACCAACATCCTGCTGGCGGACGAGATCAACCGCACGCCCCCCAAGACGCAGGCCGCGCTGCTGCAGGCGATGCAGGAACGCGAGGTCTCCGTCGGCCAAACCACCTACAAGCTGCCGCTGCCGTTCTTCACCATCGCCACGCAGAACCCCATCGAGCAAGAAGGGACCTACCCGCTCCCCGAGGCGCAGCTCGACCGCTTCATGTTCAACATCAAGGTCGACTACCCCAGCCGCGAAGAAGAAGAGAAGATCCTGGCCAACACCACCCGCGGCGAGCAGCCCGAGGTCGCCAAGGTGCTCTCCGGCAAGGCGATCCTGAACGTGCAAAAACTAGTCGGCTCGGTGGCGGTCAGCGAGTTCATCATCAAGTACGCCGCGGCCATCGTCCGCGCCACCCGCCCCAAGGACGAGTCGGCGCCGGCGTTCGTCAAGGAGCTGGTCGACTGGGGCGCCGGCCCCCGCGCCGGGCAGTTCTTGATCCAAGGGGGCAAGGCCCTGGCCGCCATGGACGGCCGGTTCAGCGTAGCGATCGAAGACATCCAAAAAGTAGCGATGCCGGTCCTGCGTCACCGCGTCAGCACCAACTTCCAGGCCCAGGCCGAGGGGATGACGACCGAGGACGTCATCAGCCGGCTGCTGAAGGAAGTGCCGACGCCGGCGATCCCGAAGTTCGCGGGGTGA